The uncultured Bacteroides sp. DNA segment TCTGTAATTGAATCCGGGTACATCGAGCAGTGCGGCAAAGCCATTGCCAAGTACACAACTTACCTGATCCATGCCACAGGTTACAGGGCGTGTGGGGTCTTCTCGGTGACAAATATCTTGCAGGAAAGAAGCTACCCGATAACCATCGGGACTACACTGTGTCGGAACTTCATTGCCAATGCTCCACATCACCACGCTTGCATTGTTGCGATAGTTGTGAAGCATGTTGATCATATCCTTCTCTGCCCATTCATTGAAAAAGCGGTGATAGCCATTCTCGCACTTGGCTTTGTCCCACTCGTCGAAAGGTTCTATCATCACCATAAATCCCATTTCGTCGCACAAAGCAACCAGCTCGGGTGCAGGCATATTATGTGCCGTACGTATAGCATCGCAACCCATATCCTTTAGCATCGTGAGTTGGCGCCTCAACGCAGCGGTGTTTACAGCTGCGCCCAGCGGGCCTAAGTCGTGATGATTGCATACACCTTGAAATTTGCGAAGCTTTCCGTTCAGAAAGAAACCTTTGCCTGCAATGACTTGTACCGAACGAATGCCGAAACGTGTGGTATATTCATCTACCAAACGGTCACGAACAAAGATTTTCGATACGGCTTTGTACAAGGCAGGTGTTTCGGGCGACCACAATGAAGGATGATCTACAATGAAATTTTGCTCAAAAGCTTGTCCTTTCATCAATTTGCGCATCTCATCCTTCCGGGCCACTACTTCTCCTTGTGCGTTGTGTATGACGGTCTGTATTCTTACATCTTCATTTGCCAGATTCTCAATCGTTGTTTTCAAACGCACGGCAGCATATTCGGCAGAAACAAAAGGAGTGGTGAGATAGGTACCCCAAACAGGAACATGTACCTCATCAGTAACGATGAGGTGCACATTTCTGTAAAGTCCTGCTCCTGAATACCAGCGCGATGATTGAGGTTTGTTTTCCAAACGTACGGCCAACAAGTTATCTCCTGAATGAATGAAGTCGGTAACATCGCAATGAAAAGAGTTGTATCCCCAAGGCCAAAAAGTAACTTCCTTGCCATTGACGTACACACGGGCTTCGCTCATCGCTCCATCAAATAGTAAAGTAACACGTTTAGCTCCTTTTTCAAAACTGTCGACAGAGAAAGTCTTCCGATACCACCCTACCCCTACGTATGGCAATCCACCCGTACGTCCTGTCTTCACAGAAGCTTTGGTTTCCAGATTCTGTGTCACGGCAACGTTCTGCAAATCATTCTCTCTGCTGAATGGACCGTAAATGGCCCAATCATGGGGAACAACTACTTGCTGCCATTTCTCGTCGTTATAGTCTACAGTAGCGGCTTCGGCAACATCTCCTTTTGTAAATCGCCAACCCTTATCGAGCAAACGTTCACTTCTTACCGATTGAACTTGTGCTTGTGCAGCAACGAGAGAACAGCATGTCAACGCAATCAGCGTCAGGCATTTCAACTTCATAATCTACCTCTATTTATTTATATTAGTGTTTACTTAAACGCATCCAGTGCTACAGTAGATTTACCACTATCATCGAATGCTCCAAGCGTATATCCGTTCCAACTGCCGTATGCTTGGGGTTCCCAATAGAATATACCCAAACATTTTTCACCTTCTATCGCTTTTGCTCTCGTCATCAGATCAGTTAGAAAAGATTTAGCTGTTTCAGGAGCATCCCATTGCATACCTACCTCGCAAAGCATCACTTCCGAGCCGTATCGACTTATCATATCATTCATATTCGCAATGCAGCTGGTGTTCATAGCTTCCCAGTTACCCACTGTAGGATAAAGAGACATACCGATGACATCCCATTTGGCTCCATTACTCTTCAATCCGTCAAAGATCCACCTAAACAGACTATTGTCGTTTCCACTTTGCACATGCACAATTACTTTTGCATTAGCAAAGACTGACTTCACTGCATCATAGCCTGCATTGGTCAACGCAGCATAATTAGCCATATTCACAGAAGCTTTTCCATCTTCCCACAACATGCCATTGCCGGTTTCATTTCCCACTTGTACCCATTCAGGAGTGATGCCTGAAGCCTTCAGTGTACTCAGCACATCAATAGTATGAGCAGACACAGCAGCTTTCAATTCGCTGAAGGTAAGATTGGACCAAGCGGCCGGTTTCGTTTGTTTGGAAGGATCGGCCCAAGTATCGCTATAATGAAAGTCAATCATCACCCGCATTCCCAGGTTCTTAGCTCTCCAAGCCTTTACCAACACATCTTGTTTATTGCACCACCCATCTGTAGGATTAACCCAAACACGC contains these protein-coding regions:
- a CDS encoding DUF4982 domain-containing protein, translated to MKLKCLTLIALTCCSLVAAQAQVQSVRSERLLDKGWRFTKGDVAEAATVDYNDEKWQQVVVPHDWAIYGPFSRENDLQNVAVTQNLETKASVKTGRTGGLPYVGVGWYRKTFSVDSFEKGAKRVTLLFDGAMSEARVYVNGKEVTFWPWGYNSFHCDVTDFIHSGDNLLAVRLENKPQSSRWYSGAGLYRNVHLIVTDEVHVPVWGTYLTTPFVSAEYAAVRLKTTIENLANEDVRIQTVIHNAQGEVVARKDEMRKLMKGQAFEQNFIVDHPSLWSPETPALYKAVSKIFVRDRLVDEYTTRFGIRSVQVIAGKGFFLNGKLRKFQGVCNHHDLGPLGAAVNTAALRRQLTMLKDMGCDAIRTAHNMPAPELVALCDEMGFMVMIEPFDEWDKAKCENGYHRFFNEWAEKDMINMLHNYRNNASVVMWSIGNEVPTQCSPDGYRVASFLQDICHREDPTRPVTCGMDQVSCVLGNGFAALLDVPGFNYRVHRYEEAYGKLPQGIVLGSETSSTVSSRGVYKFPVEKKADAQYSDHQSSSYDLEYCSWSNVPDEDFALADDHHWTMGQFVWTGFDYLGEPSPYDTDAWPNHSSLFGIIDLASIPKDRYYLYRSIWNKNDHTLHILPHWNWKGREGEITPVFAYTDYPSAELFVNGKSYGRQSKNNTSLQNRYRLMWMNVVYEPGEVKVVAYDATGKAVAEEIVRTAGKPHHIELSADRSQLTPDGKDLAYINVKVVDKDGNLCPMDDRLISFSVQGSGTFRAVANGDPTCLELFHLPRMHAFSGQLTAIVQTSEKEGSILFEAKAKGLKSGKLALTVKGDR
- a CDS encoding glycosyl hydrolase 53 family protein, whose translation is MKRIINIFFTLLAALFFVPCASCSDDNDPATVVEDTSTFAKGADVSWLTQMEASGKTFYNAAGAQMDCLKLLGSLGVNSVRLRVWVNPTDGWCNKQDVLVKAWRAKNLGMRVMIDFHYSDTWADPSKQTKPAAWSNLTFSELKAAVSAHTIDVLSTLKASGITPEWVQVGNETGNGMLWEDGKASVNMANYAALTNAGYDAVKSVFANAKVIVHVQSGNDNSLFRWIFDGLKSNGAKWDVIGMSLYPTVGNWEAMNTSCIANMNDMISRYGSEVMLCEVGMQWDAPETAKSFLTDLMTRAKAIEGEKCLGIFYWEPQAYGSWNGYTLGAFDDSGKSTVALDAFK